CACATCAGAATCGAAAGAATAAAGCCTGAAAATCCGTCCAGTGTTCCGGCGATAATCAACACGTTGTTTCCGATGGCAAAACCCGTTGCCGCCGAAGCCAATCCGGCGTAAGAATTCATCAGCGCCATGACCACAGGCATGTCCGCCGATCCAATCGGCATCACCAGCAGGATTCCGAATAGAAACGACAAGGCGACCATCACCCAGAATAGATTTGCCTGCGTCGGATCGTAAATCAGGTAAATAAAAATCACCGCCGCGGCGATGAATAGGGAAACGTTGATGACATTCTGTCCCTTGTAAGTGATCGGCGTGCCACGCATCAGTTCCTGCAATTTGGAAAACGCCAGCAAGCTGCCCGTCACGGTCAAACTGCCGAACAGGACTTCAAAGCCAAGCGCAGCCATTTTGTAGGCGGGCAACACTTGATGATGAACCACGACGTGTTCGTAGTATTCCGCGATGCCGACAATCGAGGCCGCCAATGCACCGAACGCGTGCGACAATGCGGTTCGTTGCGGCATGGCGGTCATCGGCATCCAGATGGACATTGCTGCACCGATGAGACTGCCAATCACCAATCCGGCAATAATCAATTCGTAACTGATGATTTCGTGTTTGAGCAGTGTGCCGATGATTGCCACTGCCATGCCGATGGCGGCTGCGTTCATCCCCATGCGAGCCGTCTTGGGATGGCTCAAACCTTTCAAACCGAAAATGAAGAGGATGGACGCGATCAGGTAGGTAAACTCAATCCAGTGTTGGCCTAACATCACTGTTTACCCTCCCCTTTTCCATCATTTGATCCGCCGCCAATTTTGTCTTTGAACATTTTCAGCATACGGTCAGTGATCATGAATCCGCCGACGACGTTGATCATTGCCGAGGTCACAGCAATAAACCCCAAGATGTGACTGACTCGTCCGTAGTCTTTTCCTCCAGCCAATACCAGCGAACCGACAACCGAAATAGCCGAAATTGCGTTGGTGGCGGACATCAACGGTGTGTGCAACAGAGGTGGAACGCGCGAAATGATTTGATAGCCAAGAAATGCAGCCAGTGCGAAAACGTATAAAGAAGCAATCAGGATTTCTGAACTCATACGGAAATCTCCTTTTATGATTTGTTGGCCAGGGCGGATTGAATACGTGGCTCTTTGACCTCTCCGGCGTGAACCGCGCAGGAAGGGCCGACGACGTCGTTGGTCATATCCACATTCAACGCGCCGTCTTTGATCATCTCGCTCAGGAACGTGGTCAGGTTGCGAGAATAAAGCGCGCTGGCATGCACAGGGATTGTCGCCGCCAGGTTCATCGGACACAGAATCGTCACGCCGTTGACGTCCACGGTTTCGCCAGGTTTGCTCAAAGCGCAATTGCCACCGGTTGGCCCGGCCAGGTCAACAATGACCGAACCGCGCTTCATTCCCTTGACGGCGTCTTCGGTAATCAGAATCGGAGCTTTTCTGCCCGGCACAGCCGCCGACGTAATAATGCAATCGGTCACTTTCGCCTGCTTGGCAATCAGTTCGCGGCTGCGATCCATGACTTCTTCGGTGACTTCTTTGGCGTAACCGCCTGCGCCTTCGGCGGATTGGCCGCCCATATCTATTTCCAGGAATTTTGCGCCAAGCGAACGCACGGCTTCGCCTGCGGCGGCACGTACGTCAAACCCTTCGACGACCGCGCCCAACCGCCGAGCCGTCGCTATCGCCTGCAATCCGGCGACGCCTGCACCCAGCACTAGCACTTTGGCAGGCGGAACGGTTCCCGCCGCGGTGGTCAGCATCGGAAACATGCGCGGGACATGATCCGCGGCCATCAATACGGCCTTGTAACCGACAATCGTTGCCATCGAAGAAAGCGCGTCCATTGCCTGGGCGCGGGTTGAACGCGGGATCAGTTCGACGGCAAAAGCCGACACGCCGCGTTCCAGCATAGGCTGGAGTTGTTCAGGTTCATCCAATGGCCGCAAAAAGCCTACGACGACCGCACCGGATTTCAGTTTGGCCACGTCTTCCGTCGGAGGACGATTGACCGCCAGCAGCACATCTGCCGCAGCCAAGAGCGCCGCACGGTCTTTCGACACGGTTGCTCCGGCAGCTTCGTAATCCGTGTCGGAAGCGCCGGAATTCAATCCGGCTTCGCTTTCGACAGCGACCGAAGCTTTCATACCTACCAGCTTTTTAACGGATTCGGGGATTAAAGCTACGCGAGATTCAAGAGGGTCTGCCTCTTTCAAAACTGTTATTTGCATATTTGATCTGTAGCGAAAATGTTTAGTTGAGTTTTTGGTTCAACAGCGGCGGATGCTTTGCTGTAAATCGCCCGCAGTATAAGGACGATGGCATGTTGATGCAAATTTTGCTGGCTCGGGTTCAGCTTTTGTTTGCCCGGCAAATCCGTTAGGCTTGGGCACGCTCAACGCAGTTCCTATTCCATCCAAATTCATTAAGGAGTCGGAGATGAAACCGCTCGCCCGTCTTGTTCTGCTGTCGCTTTGCCTGCTGCTGGGAGCGACAATCCAGACTTCGCACCCGTCGCAAGCCGCCGCCCCTTTCAAAGCCGGTTTGGCCAAAGTCGCCATAACCCCTGAAAAACCGACCTGGATGGCCGGATACGCCGCGCGCACAAAACCGTCCGAAGGCAAAATTCAGGATTTGTACGCCAAAGCGTTGGCGATTCAGGACGCCAAAGGCAATCGCATCGTGATCGTGACAACCGATCTGCTCGGATTGCCGGGCGCGTTGACGGCGGAAGTTTCCGAATACGCCAACAAAAGTTATGGGTTGAAACGGGAGCAGATTCTGTTCAACTCTTCGCACACACACACCGGACCGGTGCTGGATAGTTCCCTGGCCGGAGCTTACGACTTGAACATGGAGCAAACCGTCGCCGTCAAAGACTACACACGAAAGCTCAAAGACAATTTGCTCAACGTCATCGGCCTTGCGATCAAGGATTTGTCGCCCGTCAAACTGTCGTTTGGCAAAGGCTCGGCGCAGTTTGCGATGAACCGCCGCGAAAACCGCAGCGGGAAAATCGTCATCGGCGTCAACCGCGAAGGCCCCGTGGATAAAGAAGTGCCCGTACTGAAAATTGAATCCGCCGATGGCAAATTGCGCGGCGTGGTGTTTGGGTACGCTTGCCACAACACCACGCTGACCGGCGAGTTTTACCAACTCAGCGGCGATTATGCTGGCTTTGCGCAGGAAGCAATCGAAAAGGCAAATCCCGGCGCAATCGCTCTGTTCGTCATGGGCTGCGGCGCCGACATTAATCCTTATCCGCGCAGTAAACTGGAATTCGCCCAGCAGCACGGCGAAGAACTGGCCAATTCGGTCAAACAGGTTCTGGCGGGTTCGATGAGTACGGTCAGCGGCCAACTGAACGCCATCATCGGCGGCGTAAAAATTTCCTTTGCGCCTACGCCGACAAAAGAAGATTGGAACGCTCGTTTGAAAGACCAGAACGCGTTCATACGACGCCACGCCGAACGCTGGCTGGCCAGGCTGGAACGCGACGGCAAAATTTTGTCGGAATATCCCTACACA
This region of Acidobacteriota bacterium genomic DNA includes:
- a CDS encoding neutral/alkaline non-lysosomal ceramidase N-terminal domain-containing protein, producing MKPLARLVLLSLCLLLGATIQTSHPSQAAAPFKAGLAKVAITPEKPTWMAGYAARTKPSEGKIQDLYAKALAIQDAKGNRIVIVTTDLLGLPGALTAEVSEYANKSYGLKREQILFNSSHTHTGPVLDSSLAGAYDLNMEQTVAVKDYTRKLKDNLLNVIGLAIKDLSPVKLSFGKGSAQFAMNRRENRSGKIVIGVNREGPVDKEVPVLKIESADGKLRGVVFGYACHNTTLTGEFYQLSGDYAGFAQEAIEKANPGAIALFVMGCGADINPYPRSKLEFAQQHGEELANSVKQVLAGSMSTVSGQLNAIIGGVKISFAPTPTKEDWNARLKDQNAFIRRHAERWLARLERDGKILSEYPYTVQIVQIGDLKLVALAGEVVTEYSLRLKKELGGNTWVAGYSNDLCSYIPSARMYAEGGYEVVDSMIYYDLPGPYTSAIEDKIIGKVHELDKRLATGKRRQ
- a CDS encoding NAD(P) transhydrogenase subunit alpha, yielding MSSEILIASLYVFALAAFLGYQIISRVPPLLHTPLMSATNAISAISVVGSLVLAGGKDYGRVSHILGFIAVTSAMINVVGGFMITDRMLKMFKDKIGGGSNDGKGEGKQ
- a CDS encoding NAD(P)(+) transhydrogenase (Re/Si-specific) subunit beta, with product MLGQHWIEFTYLIASILFIFGLKGLSHPKTARMGMNAAAIGMAVAIIGTLLKHEIISYELIIAGLVIGSLIGAAMSIWMPMTAMPQRTALSHAFGALAASIVGIAEYYEHVVVHHQVLPAYKMAALGFEVLFGSLTVTGSLLAFSKLQELMRGTPITYKGQNVINVSLFIAAAVIFIYLIYDPTQANLFWVMVALSFLFGILLVMPIGSADMPVVMALMNSYAGLASAATGFAIGNNVLIIAGTLDGFSGFILSILMCRAMNRSITNVLFGAFGTVSEDTGQAIEGVMREVQVDDVAMQLAYARQVVFVPGYGLATAQAQHAVRELAEALEHKGVQVKYAIHPVAGRMPGHMNVLLAEANVPYSSLYELEQINPEMQATDVSVVIGANDVVNPDARDNPKSPIAGMPIIEVDRSHQVIVLKRGKGRGFSGLENPLFFKSNTGMLYGDAKASLTKLAQAVQQA
- a CDS encoding NAD(P) transhydrogenase subunit alpha translates to MQITVLKEADPLESRVALIPESVKKLVGMKASVAVESEAGLNSGASDTDYEAAGATVSKDRAALLAAADVLLAVNRPPTEDVAKLKSGAVVVGFLRPLDEPEQLQPMLERGVSAFAVELIPRSTRAQAMDALSSMATIVGYKAVLMAADHVPRMFPMLTTAAGTVPPAKVLVLGAGVAGLQAIATARRLGAVVEGFDVRAAAGEAVRSLGAKFLEIDMGGQSAEGAGGYAKEVTEEVMDRSRELIAKQAKVTDCIITSAAVPGRKAPILITEDAVKGMKRGSVIVDLAGPTGGNCALSKPGETVDVNGVTILCPMNLAATIPVHASALYSRNLTTFLSEMIKDGALNVDMTNDVVGPSCAVHAGEVKEPRIQSALANKS